One genomic region from Nitrospira sp. encodes:
- the cysT gene encoding sulfate ABC transporter permease subunit CysT — translation MNLNLKQPSVLPGFGLTLGFALFYLSLIVLIPLSGLFVKTSTLSWERFWEIITTPRAIASYQLTFGVSMVGAVINGLFGSIIAWVLVRYHFPGQSVVDALVDLPFALPTAVAGITLAAIYSSNGWIGQYLEPLGIKVAFTPLGVLVALTFIGLPFVVRTVQPVLQDLDKEVEEAATTLGANRWQTFWAVIVPELWPALLTGIAMAFARAVGEYGSVIFIAGNMPLKSEITPLLIMTKLEQYDYAGATALGVIMLVASFVLALMINLLQWWSTARHMNQ, via the coding sequence TCTTGATTCCTCTCAGCGGTCTCTTTGTGAAAACCAGCACCCTGTCGTGGGAACGGTTTTGGGAGATCATCACGACCCCGAGAGCGATCGCCTCCTACCAACTGACATTCGGGGTCTCGATGGTCGGAGCGGTCATCAACGGCTTGTTCGGATCGATCATTGCCTGGGTGTTGGTTCGGTACCACTTCCCTGGACAGTCAGTCGTTGATGCCCTTGTCGACCTTCCCTTTGCCCTGCCCACTGCGGTCGCCGGCATTACGCTGGCTGCGATCTATTCGTCGAATGGATGGATCGGGCAGTATCTCGAACCGCTGGGTATCAAGGTCGCCTTCACACCGCTGGGTGTGCTGGTCGCGTTGACCTTCATTGGATTGCCTTTCGTTGTCCGCACCGTACAACCGGTACTGCAGGATTTGGATAAAGAAGTGGAAGAGGCCGCCACGACGTTGGGGGCCAACCGATGGCAAACGTTTTGGGCGGTGATCGTGCCTGAACTGTGGCCGGCGCTCCTCACCGGAATAGCCATGGCCTTCGCCCGTGCCGTCGGGGAATATGGGTCCGTCATATTCATTGCGGGCAATATGCCGCTGAAATCAGAAATCACCCCGCTCCTCATCATGACCAAATTGGAACAGTATGACTATGCGGGAGCCACTGCGCTCGGTGTGATCATGCTGGTGGCCTCGTTCGTTCTTGCTTTGATGATCAATCTTCTTCAGTGGTGGAGCACGGCTCGCCACATGAATCAATAG
- the cysW gene encoding sulfate ABC transporter permease subunit CysW, whose translation MNSVTIAADKNVQWKDSLATESPLVRRLLITAAFLYLTLFLFIPLVAVFVEALKGGISAYVGSFLNEDALAAIRLTLLVAAVAVPLNALFGVAAAWAIAKFDFVGKQILITLIDMPLAVSPIISGLIYVLLFGAQGWLGPWLSEHDIKIIFALPGIVLATIFVTVPFVARELIPLMQSQGREEEEAAIMLGASGWQMFVRVTLPNIKWSLLYGVILCNARAMGEFGAVSVVSGHIRGLTNTMPLHVEILYNEYNAVSAFAVASLLTLLAIVTLSAKALIERKTVSANQHMTRR comes from the coding sequence ATGAACTCTGTCACTATAGCCGCCGATAAGAATGTGCAGTGGAAAGATTCTCTCGCCACGGAAAGCCCTCTCGTCCGTCGGCTGCTTATTACCGCCGCCTTCCTCTACTTAACGCTTTTTTTATTCATCCCGCTCGTCGCCGTCTTCGTTGAAGCGTTGAAAGGAGGTATTTCTGCCTATGTCGGATCCTTTCTCAACGAAGATGCCCTCGCGGCCATTCGTTTAACACTCTTGGTGGCGGCTGTGGCTGTGCCGTTGAATGCCTTGTTCGGGGTGGCCGCAGCTTGGGCCATTGCGAAATTTGATTTCGTCGGCAAACAGATTCTGATTACCCTCATTGATATGCCCTTGGCCGTCTCGCCGATCATCTCTGGTTTAATTTACGTGCTCCTCTTCGGAGCGCAAGGTTGGCTGGGCCCGTGGCTGTCGGAGCATGACATCAAGATCATTTTTGCCTTGCCCGGCATTGTGCTGGCCACGATCTTCGTTACGGTCCCATTTGTCGCGCGCGAGCTGATTCCACTGATGCAATCGCAAGGGCGGGAGGAAGAGGAAGCGGCGATCATGCTTGGGGCTTCGGGTTGGCAGATGTTTGTGCGTGTTACGCTGCCGAATATCAAATGGAGCCTCCTCTATGGGGTCATCTTGTGCAATGCGCGCGCGATGGGAGAATTCGGCGCCGTTTCGGTGGTCTCCGGCCATATCCGAGGACTGACGAATACGATGCCGCTGCATGTCGAAATTTTATACAACGAGTACAACGCCGTGTCGGCATTCGCGGTTGCTTCGCTCCTGACCTTGTTAGCGATCGTGACGCTTTCAGCAAAGGCGCTGATCGAACGGAAAACCGTCTCGGCCAATCAGCACATGACCCGGCGGTAA
- a CDS encoding sulfate ABC transporter ATP-binding protein, with amino-acid sequence MSIQVEHVTKRFGAFTVLNDVNLHVEAGELVALLGPSGCGKTTLLRILAGLERPDDGRIFLQGTEVTDQRISERRVGFVFQHYALFRHMTVADNVAFGLNVLPRAQRPSATRIQEKVRELLTLVQLQAMADRYPSQLSGGQRQRVALARALAVEPKLLLLDEPFGALDAKVRKELRRWLRRLHDELHITGILVTHDQEEALEVADRVVVMHQGNIEQIGTPDEVYENPETPFVYQFLGDVNVFHGRMSQGRIVDGEGGIALSPGDDLPGEQEVTFVRPHDLELSPSRTTPAQLEATVQFVNTAGSRVHLELESKESPGLIAVELTKERYRELKLQPGDVVFVHPKQLHVFRMPCLGQ; translated from the coding sequence ATGAGTATCCAGGTCGAGCATGTCACCAAACGGTTTGGGGCGTTTACGGTATTGAACGATGTCAACCTTCACGTTGAGGCAGGAGAACTCGTTGCACTCCTCGGCCCATCCGGTTGCGGCAAGACGACGTTGCTGAGAATTCTGGCTGGACTGGAACGCCCTGATGATGGACGCATCTTTCTGCAGGGCACGGAGGTGACGGATCAGCGGATCAGCGAACGCCGGGTGGGATTCGTCTTCCAGCATTACGCGTTGTTCCGCCACATGACCGTCGCGGACAATGTCGCATTTGGGCTGAATGTCCTGCCCCGGGCGCAACGGCCTTCGGCTACTCGCATACAGGAAAAGGTTCGTGAACTGCTGACACTCGTCCAGCTGCAGGCGATGGCCGACCGGTATCCCAGCCAACTGTCTGGAGGCCAGCGACAACGTGTGGCATTGGCCCGAGCGCTGGCTGTGGAACCGAAGCTTCTGTTGTTGGATGAACCCTTTGGAGCGTTGGATGCCAAGGTCCGCAAGGAACTCCGTCGCTGGCTCAGGCGGCTCCATGATGAGTTACATATTACCGGCATTCTTGTCACGCATGACCAAGAGGAGGCGCTAGAGGTCGCCGATCGTGTCGTGGTCATGCATCAGGGCAATATCGAGCAAATCGGCACGCCGGATGAGGTCTATGAAAATCCGGAGACGCCGTTCGTGTACCAGTTCCTCGGCGACGTCAATGTGTTCCACGGCCGCATGTCACAGGGCCGCATCGTGGACGGAGAGGGCGGCATCGCGCTATCTCCGGGCGACGATCTGCCGGGCGAACAAGAAGTGACGTTTGTGCGTCCTCATGATCTGGAACTGAGTCCAAGCCGGACCACGCCGGCACAGCTCGAAGCGACCGTGCAGTTCGTCAATACTGCGGGCTCACGAGTTCATCTGGAATTGGAGTCGAAGGAATCGCCAGGACTGATCGCGGTGGAGCTGACGAAGGAACGCTATCGAGAGTTGAAGCTTCAACCAGGCGATGTGGTCTTTGTACACCCGAAACAACTGCATGTATTCAGAATGCCATGCCTCGGTCAGTGA
- a CDS encoding IPT/TIG domain-containing protein — translation MSPRFLLPFVMVSLCGFACFPLHSVAEEGVIVDGAGYTLHDTESIKGHDEQHVSKDPVCDSSRKPKILRVEPDEAKPGHTITIKGENFGTRDCFRGVAFSAAGPTQIDYKFVNDTTIEATVPDVRPGMSFIDVVAGGGTARSRAFLVQAK, via the coding sequence ATGTCTCCCCGATTCCTGTTGCCGTTCGTGATGGTCTCGTTGTGTGGGTTTGCCTGCTTTCCCCTCCACTCGGTTGCCGAAGAGGGAGTGATCGTCGACGGAGCGGGCTACACGCTGCACGATACAGAATCGATCAAGGGCCACGACGAACAGCACGTGTCGAAAGATCCTGTCTGCGATAGCAGTAGAAAACCGAAGATCTTGCGCGTGGAGCCGGATGAAGCCAAGCCGGGACACACGATCACCATCAAGGGAGAGAATTTCGGAACGAGGGATTGTTTCCGCGGCGTGGCATTCAGTGCGGCGGGCCCCACCCAGATCGACTACAAGTTCGTGAACGACACGACCATCGAAGCGACAGTTCCTGATGTCCGGCCCGGCATGTCATTCATTGATGTCGTCGCCGGCGGCGGCACTGCCCGCTCAAGAGCCTTTTTGGTGCAGGCCAAGTAG
- a CDS encoding substrate-binding domain-containing protein has protein sequence MTVGQFVTGLFVGLALCASHAPTFAQVAGNLIIAGNGPEQRTVEALARAFEKANPRVYVDILWDEDSKPLQLVKAGRVQIAVTGAEDPALAATQIGWDGIGILVHLSNFTKEVTKQQVADIFSGKIKEWSELGGPETKPLLIDRPRNQNVREAFETQLGIAGKIPDSAKMIGEDEVVVKTVVGTLPPLSAAAYISLSTGLSAVSGGVAVRLLPVDKVEPEVPTVKDGRYSLRRPLLLLSKKEPNSLVEAFSQFALSSPGQTIIGEIYIPMPNK, from the coding sequence ATGACCGTGGGACAGTTCGTAACCGGGCTGTTCGTCGGACTGGCTCTCTGTGCGTCACACGCCCCCACCTTCGCTCAAGTAGCGGGAAACCTGATCATCGCCGGCAACGGGCCGGAGCAAAGGACCGTCGAGGCCCTGGCTCGAGCCTTCGAAAAAGCCAATCCTCGGGTCTATGTCGATATTCTGTGGGATGAGGATTCCAAACCGTTGCAATTGGTCAAAGCAGGCCGGGTTCAGATTGCCGTCACAGGGGCTGAGGATCCTGCGCTAGCGGCGACTCAGATAGGTTGGGATGGAATCGGCATTTTGGTCCATTTGTCAAACTTCACCAAAGAAGTGACCAAGCAGCAAGTCGCCGACATTTTTTCTGGAAAGATCAAGGAGTGGTCGGAGCTGGGTGGACCGGAGACCAAGCCTCTCTTGATCGATAGGCCACGTAACCAAAACGTTCGGGAAGCCTTCGAAACCCAACTGGGGATAGCGGGAAAAATTCCTGATTCCGCCAAAATGATCGGCGAAGACGAGGTCGTCGTGAAGACCGTCGTCGGCACCCTTCCTCCCCTCTCTGCAGCCGCCTATATTTCATTGAGTACCGGCCTCTCGGCCGTCTCGGGCGGCGTCGCCGTCCGCTTGCTGCCGGTGGATAAGGTCGAGCCGGAAGTGCCGACTGTGAAGGACGGCCGCTACAGCCTCCGTCGCCCTCTGTTGCTGCTTTCGAAAAAGGAACCGAACAGTCTGGTTGAGGCCTTTTCACAATTTGCACTCTCCTCTCCCGGGCAAACGATTATCGGAGAAATCTATATTCCGATGCCGAACAAGTAA
- a CDS encoding zinc ribbon domain-containing protein, whose protein sequence is MPLYEYRCGQCEKQFEASQSLYTRVEDTECPFCRARQATRLMSLFSSNVVGDRKPGFSELKAKAMHEERMRSFAKLPPVNVALNMPPPNVASESDSVPTEGSNS, encoded by the coding sequence GTGCCCCTCTACGAGTATCGTTGCGGACAGTGCGAAAAGCAATTCGAAGCCAGTCAGTCCCTGTATACCAGGGTCGAAGACACGGAATGTCCATTTTGTCGGGCCCGACAGGCAACCCGACTGATGTCCTTGTTTTCATCCAATGTTGTCGGTGATCGCAAACCCGGCTTTTCCGAGCTGAAAGCCAAGGCCATGCATGAGGAACGGATGCGGAGCTTCGCCAAGTTGCCGCCGGTGAATGTCGCACTCAACATGCCGCCGCCGAATGTCGCCTCAGAATCAGATTCCGTGCCGACAGAAGGATCGAACTCTTGA
- a CDS encoding DMT family transporter, whose protein sequence is MPQLALLLTTVIWGATFPATKAALEQIPPLSFLLLRFLLGTLLVLLWFVICRRRLHRDHAVLKASALTTVFLFLGYLLQTVGLLHTSASNSAFLTALYVIFVPMILMRIDRRVVSATAIAVVGLWLLVKPDSSMNLGDLMTLGCAVAFAGHIICLERFTRQVDAPSLLVWQMVAMTVLFLPAPWWEEATQSAFSPTAALLIGLGVTGILATLAFAVQMWAQRLVPAQQVALLFASEPAYAAWLSWYFLGETLDVQGWIGSALILLAVVIGAFGG, encoded by the coding sequence ATGCCTCAACTCGCACTCCTACTGACCACGGTCATCTGGGGTGCCACATTCCCCGCAACCAAAGCAGCGCTTGAGCAGATTCCTCCGCTTTCTTTCTTATTGCTCCGGTTCCTCCTGGGCACGCTGCTGGTGCTGCTGTGGTTTGTGATTTGCCGCCGTCGACTGCACCGTGATCATGCCGTATTGAAGGCCAGCGCGCTCACGACCGTCTTTCTCTTTCTCGGATACCTGTTGCAAACGGTCGGACTCCTCCATACGAGTGCTTCCAATTCAGCTTTTCTGACGGCGTTGTATGTGATTTTTGTGCCGATGATTCTCATGCGGATCGACAGGCGGGTGGTGTCGGCTACGGCGATTGCGGTGGTCGGGCTCTGGCTATTGGTCAAGCCCGACAGCTCTATGAATCTGGGAGATCTCATGACTCTAGGATGCGCCGTCGCGTTTGCCGGACATATCATTTGTCTTGAGCGGTTCACGCGGCAAGTCGATGCTCCATCGCTACTTGTGTGGCAGATGGTGGCGATGACGGTATTGTTTCTTCCTGCTCCCTGGTGGGAAGAGGCGACACAGAGCGCCTTTTCGCCGACAGCCGCCTTGCTGATCGGTCTTGGCGTCACGGGCATTCTGGCCACGCTGGCGTTTGCCGTCCAGATGTGGGCGCAGCGACTGGTGCCCGCGCAACAGGTAGCATTATTGTTTGCGTCCGAACCTGCCTATGCGGCTTGGTTGTCTTGGTACTTTCTTGGGGAGACGCTTGATGTGCAAGGATGGATCGGGAGCGCACTCATCTTATTGGCGGTGGTGATCGGCGCGTTCGGCGGCTGA
- a CDS encoding acyl-CoA desaturase, protein MSDVPTSSPTKAQAFWYSFLRWFDSWAGLEHTKSEGPPKVDWVRSIPFIAVHLMCLGVLWVGWSWTAVAVAVTFYYIRMFAITGWYHRYFSHRTFKTSRTVQFLFALLGGSCAQRGPLWWAGHHRHHHIASDTPDDVHSPRQGGFLWSHMGWIMSQTFYAPRLKGIADFAKFPELRFLDRFDVLVPTITGFGMFGFGKLLEAYAPGLGTNGPQMLIWGFFISTVALFHGTCTINSLSHVYGSQRYETGDDSRNNFFLALITMGEGWHNNHHYYPAATRQGFYWWEIDMSYYCLKGLEWLGLVWDIRGVPIYVREGKTKQDSDRSVLKKKIEAAVKAAELPTPQPELNLTTP, encoded by the coding sequence ATGTCCGACGTGCCAACGAGTAGCCCGACCAAAGCCCAGGCCTTTTGGTATTCATTTCTGCGCTGGTTTGATTCCTGGGCCGGCCTTGAACACACAAAATCGGAAGGTCCTCCCAAGGTAGACTGGGTTCGGAGTATCCCCTTTATTGCCGTACATCTGATGTGTTTGGGCGTGTTGTGGGTCGGATGGAGCTGGACCGCGGTCGCCGTTGCAGTCACCTTCTATTACATCCGCATGTTTGCGATCACTGGGTGGTATCATCGCTATTTCTCACACCGCACGTTCAAGACCTCACGTACTGTCCAGTTCCTCTTTGCGTTGTTAGGCGGTTCATGTGCGCAGCGAGGCCCCTTGTGGTGGGCCGGCCATCATCGTCATCACCACATCGCATCGGATACACCGGACGATGTGCACTCTCCGCGTCAAGGCGGGTTCCTCTGGTCGCACATGGGCTGGATTATGTCGCAGACTTTTTATGCGCCGCGCCTCAAAGGGATTGCCGATTTTGCCAAGTTTCCGGAGCTGCGGTTTCTTGACCGATTTGATGTCCTCGTTCCCACCATTACCGGTTTCGGCATGTTCGGATTCGGCAAGCTGCTGGAGGCCTATGCACCTGGGCTCGGCACCAATGGGCCCCAGATGCTGATTTGGGGATTTTTTATCTCAACCGTGGCGCTGTTTCACGGAACCTGCACCATCAATTCCTTGTCTCACGTCTATGGCTCGCAACGGTACGAGACCGGTGACGACAGCCGAAACAACTTCTTCCTGGCCCTGATTACCATGGGAGAAGGCTGGCACAATAACCACCACTATTACCCAGCCGCAACAAGACAAGGCTTCTACTGGTGGGAAATCGATATGAGCTACTATTGCCTGAAAGGGCTGGAATGGTTGGGGCTTGTCTGGGATATTCGAGGTGTCCCGATATATGTGCGCGAAGGAAAAACCAAGCAGGATTCAGACCGCAGCGTACTCAAGAAGAAGATTGAAGCAGCCGTAAAAGCAGCGGAACTTCCAACGCCTCAACCCGAGCTGAACTTGACAACTCCTTAA